AGAACATTCCGTATATACACTGAGACAAACGTACGATGAAACTCAACTGCTATGAATACAAAAATAAGCGAGCCCTTTGCGAATtaaaggtaatttatctactttACAAGGCCCATTTGTAGGTGACAGTCCAGCGCGTAGCGCTCCCCAAACGCGCTCCAACACTGTCAACTGACAGGCGTTTTCCCCAAGTCCCACCTCCTCCAACCAGAACAACCAATGACAACGCCCCCAGGACGGTACGTAATGACGTTTCCGCTCCCGGGTACATGCGCAGTTTCATTTTGTTCAGAGCTCCTCACTGTTCACATCGAAGATGGCGGCGGGCTTCGACCTGCTTGTGGAGGATTCTCTAATTAAAAGAGTGGGGAAGAAACTTTTTGACGATATTGCAGGTCGTGTTAGAAACGAGCTTGGCAGATTTTATTGCATTAACTCCGAGGGAAGAGCCCGGACAGTTGGAAATAACAATGCTAACTCCGGGGTAGACGGGAATGCAACTAGCTAACGTTAACATTTGGTGAGCAAGGAAGCTATCGCTACGAGACGAGTTGTAAAAGCAGGTGATCCTGTACCgcgtttaaatgacatttaaccCCCAGATATCACCGCCAGGACGGGTACAGTAATACGGGCGCCTACCAGCGCCTCGGTTACACCGTGACACGCCGTTTCCACTCACTTCCCACGTTTGTTCCTACTTCGGACGCGTACCGGAGGGAAAGGGATGTTTTTGAGTCCCGCCTGTTAGCTGTGGATGCAACAAAACcagggcgcgcacacacaccgagAGACCCGAGACACTCCACCGGCGCACGGCcagctccacccgctccacccggCGTCTCCACATGATCACCACTCCGCCCAGCCACCGAGTGGAGATCGGGACGACCATAGCGCCAACTTTTGACGGAAGGCGATGCGATGGATCCACACGCGGAAAGCGGCGCTGCGCTCGCCGGCACGCCGGTGTCGAGCAGCTCGACGGTGGACGCTACGACTGCCATCACGGTGGTCAACCACGGGCCCGGAGTAACGAAAGGAAACTCAAACGGGACCGGACCTTCAAGTTCAAGCACTGTCATACAAGGGAACCCGCGGGACGCCGGCACGGTGTCGGGCGCGGGGGGTGGACCCGCCGGGACGGTCGTGGGACCCTCTATGCAAACGGCGGGAGCGGGTTTAACGATTAACGGGAGCAATAATACGGGGTTGACGAATGTAGCTGATCCCGCAGAGCCGCCGGCGGCGGGGGGAACTTCACACACGGCGCCTCTGAACACTCAGACCCCCCCCTCCGTGGTAGTGAGTTCAGGGCTGCCCGCGAAGTCAGGTTCGCCCAAACCTTTTATTCACGCCACAGCTCAGACGGTGTCGCCGGGTGCCGCCGTGAACACCGGCTCCGTGACTCTCGGGCAGCCCCCGCTCAGTTCCCCCGGGGGGGCTAAGGGGGTTTTGCAGGGAGTCGCCAGGACCGGCGCTCCGGTGAGCGTGGCGTCCAGCCCGGGTGCTGCCAGAGCCATCGCGCCGCAACAGGTGTTGGCTCCCCGTCTCCCCCACGGCAGCCCGGGGCAGCCCAACATACAGAACATCCAGCTACCTCCAGGTACTGCACCCGTTTGAACCGAGCCAGAGACGGAGTTGAATCATGAAGTGATTTTAGTGTtaactaaaacaaacaaacaaacaaacaaaaccacccCTGTTCTGTGGAGTTTTTTTTTGTCCTGTCTTTAAGTCTCAAACTTGTCCTGTTTAATTTGCTCCGCCTTGTTTCAAGTGAGTAGTGGAATGTAAAGCACCCTGTCCCACGAGTCCATATCACACTATTCTCCTGTGTTCAATGACTTAACTGAGTCAACGCTGATTAAATATTTAGGGATATTTTGCTCACAGTAAAGAGTCTGTGGAGAAAGGGGTGTTTTTTTGCCACTCACAAAATGTTTAGGCAAAATCACACATCATCATCCTCTTTTTCTCATCACTGCTCACCCACCATAAAGAGCCTGCAAAACTCACTGAGGCCAGAGATGTAAATAAGGGCGTGTTGATTTCAGATAATACCTGCCCACTGACTTAACGATGTGTGTAGTAGACGTGTGGCAGGTGCAGGCCAGGCGGAAATCACTGATTTCACTGGGCCAAAGTGTAATTGGGGTGGGCAAGCatgaacgaaagttgttgacgggggggggctGATTAGGTGGGCCCAGTTGCCAATAAGGGTGGGCCTGGCCCACCCAGGCCCGCCCGTAGATCCGCCCCTGAGCCAGCGCCCAGGACGCAGTGGGTTGGCGGAGGGCAGGGAGTGAACGGCGTGGGTCCTCCAGCGCCCCCAGGGCGAGGCCCACCGCCTGGCCCGaactggggggtggaggggttgggTTTGGTCACTGCGTTGCCTTCAGGCTGGATAATGCAGCACTGgggagaggtgtagtgtgtttaGGGTATGATTATGAACcctcgctgtgtgtgtgcataggtATGGTGCTTGTACGTAGCGAGGCTGGCCAGTTGTTGATGATCCCGCAGCAGGTGCTGGCCCAGATGCAGGCCCAGATGCAGGCCACACGAGCTCCCACTCCGGCTAGCACCGCGCCCGGCCAGCTCCCCGCACAGGTaacctcccccacccacacacccatctCCAACCTGTCTTCATCTGCCGGACACAAATGTCCTACCTAGCTACAGCACACTGCTGAGTAAGGGGAGGGATGGGCTCTCTTGGTCATGGCCTGTAACAGATCATTTAGACTCACTTTTCATGGGGGGGCTTTTATTATCAAAGTCAGGACTGAGAAATAACCACTGCGGTTTCTTTTCCATAGCCAGAATAGGTACACACATCACTCAGACGCTTTGTTTGTACTCATTTCTACTCGGAAGGTATCCAAGCAATGAAACTACATGTGGTTATGCTGTGTTAAACAAATACTGCTATATAAGCGTTTACGTTGGTGATGATAGTGCCCTCCGCTGGTGTTTTTAACCTGCTTCATTTCGAGATTATTTTGTCTTTAATTTtcattcttttttgtttttttgtttgtattaaattttttttttacattttcttgaaCATTTTCTTCAGCATTAAGCATTTTTTTATTTCGTAAATCCAAACACAGACTCAACTTTCGTTCTTTTATATCTATATAATTTGAGCATAAGCCATTGCATTAAAATGCCTTTATTATTCAGTCAGGAATGTCCAGACTTGGCTAGTACTGTGTATTGTAGCTCTAGGTGAGGTGATTTACACGTGAAGCCGATCAGTGTTCACTTGTGAAGTCGGGATGCCATGAACAAGAAGAACTGTAGGCCAGTGTCAGTTTCTGGATAAATAGTGACAATTCTGAAATTAGTTTGTAACGGACAGAGCCAAGATGGCCTTGTTTCTGCTTCCAAACTGCCACAAAGAGAAAAACGACAGAGTGTCTACAGCAACTCGCAAGACCCCCAAAATCGCTGCTATTCCGGCAGCTGGGATGGTGTGTTCAGCGTGCTGTTAGCTGCGTACTCTAAAGCTGCGTTCGTTGCAGGCCCCCAGCGCTCCCGTCATGGTCAGACCGGTGCCGCACACCATCATCAAACAGgcttcctccaccaccaccagccccgCCACCACCACGCTCCAGAGACCACccgcacaggtaacacacaccaccacgctCCAGAGACCACccgcacaggtaacacacaccaccacgctCCAGAGACCACccgcacaggtaacacacaccaccacgctCCAGAGACCACccgcacaggtaacacacaccaccacgctCCAGAGACCACccgcacaggtaacacacatggCCACGCCCCAGAGACCACccgcacaggtaacacacacggCCACGCTCCAGAGACCACccgcacaggtaacacacacggCCACGCTCCAGAGACCACccgcacaggtaacacacaccaccacgctCCAGAGACCACccgcacaggtaacacacacggCCACGCTCCAGAGACCACccgcacaggtaacacacaccaccacgctCCAGAGACCACccgcacaggtaacacacacggCCACGCTCCAGAGACCACccgcacaggtaacacacacggCCACGCTCCAGAGACTAGCTGCTCACATTTAGCCACACTCCCAACTACAGCGCACCGGTGGGACATTTGTGGAGGGAACATCATGAATACATTTGCACACACCCACGAAATGCATCTTAATGCAAGTCTCCGACACACCTAGTAGGATAAAGTACAACACACTGGAGATctgagaacgagagagagagagatacacacacacacacacacacccacacagacagcaTTTGAAAGCAGGACTCACACTGTTGCTACACTTCAGGGtacgcgtgcacgcacacacacaatactgctgTGAAGTCCATACTCCAGAGACGCCTTTGTCTTTTCCTCCCGTTCATGTTAAGATGAGCAATTCTTTATAGTCTGCCCTTCTCTCTGGCAAACTCTCACGCAAACCAGAAGCTGCTTCATCACTTTAGGGATTACAAGGAGCAGTGAAATATGCTaaatctctccctctttctctctctctctctcagctgtcaTCCGTGGGCTCTGTGCTCACAGTGCAGCCAGGGGCCACCCAGAGGTTGGTACCTCCTGCCTCGGGGACCAGTGTCACCTTGCCAAGGGTAAGAGTGGAGGCCAGAGACCTCACAGCTCAGCGCTTTGGCCCCAGTGTGATCACAGACGGCCAGTAGCTCCTGGATTGACACTTATTCCGACGGGCAAGGCTCTTAAAGGCCATTGTTTTTGTGCTGTCCTTATTTATAAAATGCCTTTCATTTGAATGGccatatttattacatttttatttctttctttctgtacaTGTTTTGAACAGTTACCCAATTTTGGTTTTACATACGTGTGTGGAAACGGGGAATGTGAGGTGGTTTCCAGAGTGCCTTTGGCAGCAATGACGTCCTCAGAATCCCCACAAACATCCCCATCTGGGAAACACGAAAAACACCAGAAATGGCCAATCAGAGTCCGAATTAGAAAGTCTTTTTGGTGATGTAAGTCTCTCGGGACTCTTCAGGGATTGATTCTTCAGGTCTGGCATTGAGGCTTGTCTGTTCCTCAGGCTTGATCTGTGATGAGGGATTGATTCATTAGGTCCTTGTTCCAAGAGCTGCTGTCTGAACCAACGGTACACTGTGATGCCTGATTCTCCATGTCTCTGGTTCATCATGACGCCTAAACCTCTGGTTCTGTCATGACTCTGGATCATGTTGTGTGTCTGCAGGAGACAATGGAGAATGTGAAGAAGTGTAGGAACTTCCTGTCTACGTTGATCAAGCTGGCCACCAGCGCCAAGCAGTCGTCCCAAACCGCCGCAAACGTCAAAGAGCTGGTCAAGAACTTACTGGTGAGTGAGCTTGTGTGAGCGAGTGAATTTggatgtttatatgtgtgtatgggagtgtgtgtgtgtgcgcgtatgtgtatggttgtgtacatgtgcatgttcagtgtgtgtgtgtacgtgagaaAGAACTCTGAGAGCATCTTGGCATTttgatgtgtgtgcgcgtgggaAGTGTGTAGATCAAAACCTTTgtgtctctcttctcttctcttgaGTAAGATGCAACGTTCACAGAGATCACAAATCTACTGAGCATCGAGCGTCCCGCCAAGATTAATGTTGACaaacgtgtttgtgtttgtgtttgtaaaacAAAGCATAGGACTGCATGTGTTCCTgtctgactggtgtgtgtgtgtggggggggggggggtgtgttcagACTCGGATCAagttagggctgaacgattttggaaaatctaattgcaattttttatctataaattgcgattgcgatttaaaatcacgatttttcccactgttttcaggaaactctgtttcggcattttttatacagctcagatacagggttgccaacttttcaagatcgcttgaagtgagacttgaacctggagtgggtggcgaacgtaatttgttgttatcggggcggtgtaaaatggacaaaatttaatattattatatcgcgatcgttcgatcgcctgtggttggcgccagagcgaactagtaactttttagtctaagacggtcaatgcgtgagagttggcagccctgcaggtatagcaacttggctgaaatatgtgcgtgagggcgtttggtagcgcatatccagtgtgtttaacaaagccatgaagccgggcttgttgactaatattaacgggcatcatgtatttcactatgaactccgttactgcccgagttatttcagcgtgccgcttccaattacatccataaggagttacactttcaaacggttcggtcagtgaaccctgtctgctggaccgcggtcaagctatccgcgcttccgcgattcatccgtgctttgaatcttattgcgcctatatgcgtgattttacggtatttcgctgctcaccgcatactaaagctgtataagcactagggttgcaacggtatgagattttcacggtatgataaccgtctcagaaaatacagcggtatcacggttatcacggtatcacagttagtttgtttattattaaaagatacacggacccttaaagaaattacaacaagttttttttgttcaattaactatttattgtagaaactggaactattgtatacaaaatgtctcctttaaaaaaaaataagctgtacacaggtttatataaatactgcaaaattagagaaacctaaatcatggatttcaatacaattatttaagtttaaatgatctaatatctgataaactcagcctgggtcagtgtctgatcaacaactgttgtaaacgttcgttgtactgccaagttagaatataaccggatactgcagaaagagaggatttatttctgacatgaccctcacaatagagatttctattttaaggctttcacaccgagtctggttttaacatgtgaaaaacaggcacgttagaatttgaaaatgaacgcatgtaaattaatggcgtctttcacatccagtgaaagcaaggaccataaaaagctaggtttatactttcactagtgaccgtagcgcgcgactccgcacagttcttttgtattacttaacaaatacgagcctcttgtaattccaggacgaaacatgagagaacgtgaatacgttaagattgggcgttttgaaaataaacatccattaaataatgtgatgaaaaagcgaattatttcgagtatatgtataaatatttaacttaattaagtttaaggtgctgggaaatattgaaacggacctttaaagttacgtacaaatgctttaattccaccttataaaggtgtatgaaccctgcaaacatgactttgttcattgcgctgaggcgcggcgcgcgcgaagttacaaaattcgagaggtgcacgacctcgcgaatcgatagcgcgcgagaccctcgcgcacgggcggagccaccgcgattgcgtcatttttgccgctgattttagtttagctttttttgttaaaaaaatttattaaatctgatgcactttctgccattctcaccgctgcgtgctgagtagctgaaccggagcggagttgcgtcagtttctccgctggcttgctttttaccggtaataagcaaacgcacacggtatgataaccgtgcattttaataccgtggtataccgtgaaaccggttaccgctgcaaccctaataagcacagagaaacacttttgcgtatttgaagatgcagcactggtcgttggcattttagccttacaaatatcatacgaggctttgtggtgtttttttttatactgaagaagtttgtagtgttacctcgcgtcatagcaacagtagcaaggcacgttttgaaAGGTACCTggcgttgagcagcatcttttaaaagccaaagtaatttcacacaactgatgtgctgcccctctttggtattagactttcagttgtgtcagcttctgtcgagcctgaagccattgtgcaacaagttaaagtgcgctgtgttaacttcacttctccacctccctgcctcctgctcgggtttgctccgttcgtcctcggctcggctcgctcccaagtcacgtgaccagtttaaatcgcagcctgtgcgattagagaatcgcgttttaatatatcgcgagattatcgcaaatgcggttaatcgttcagccctagatCAAGTATCCTGTACCTGCAGTGTCACTTTGAGAACTTTTCATAGACTGTATGATTGTGATCTTTGATCATTTCTCAGCTGGATTCTCAGAGACCACCAGCAGTAACCTGCCATTGGTTTGGCGTCCTACAAGCACCTGCATTCATTAAAAACCTCGCTCACTGCACCCAAGTTTCAGATAATGACTGATGAGAACAACCTCAGAGAAAATGACCATAGAGAAATGCAGGACTTCCTGAACGGCTTCCTGCAGTCTGGCGGTGGGGGGTGTGATGGGTCAGCCTAGCCTGGCAGGCAAAAGGtgtgctgaggtgtgtgtgtgtgtgtgtgtgtgtgtgtgtgtgtgtgtgtgtgtgtgtgtgtgtgtgtgtgtgtgtgtgtgtgtgtgtgtgtgcgcactcatGGCTTGCCTCTTTGCAGGAGGGCGCTCTGGAAGCGGAGGACTTCACCAGCAGGCTGTACAAGGAGCTGAACTCCTCCCCTCAGCCGTACCTCGTGCCTTTCCTGAAGGTACAGTGGACTAGACGTGAGGTGGAATGATGGCCGCTCACTTGTTTCGAGCCGCGACATAAAGCCCAATCGTCCAACAAGATTGTCTACAGAAGCCTATTTTTGGTACAGGGCTGTGTTCCTTCACTGCCCCAGTTCTCTCtcaataattgtgtgtgtgtgtatgtgtgtgtgtgtgtgtgtgtgtgtgtgtgtctccagagGAGTCTTCCCGCTCTGAGGCAGCTCACCCCGGACTCCAACACCTTCATCCAGCAGAGTCAGGGCCTCCAGACCAAACCTGCGTCCAGCATGGCGCTCGCTCCCCCTGCCGCGGCTCCTGGCCCCACCCCTTCGGGCCCTGGACCCGCCCACCCGCCCTCCGCGGTCCCGCCCACCACCACTGCTCCACGCCCCCTCATCCACCCTACCTCACTGGTACTGTAGTTCACTTCAGCCCAAACACGCTCCCCTCTGTAGTTACAGTCTCATTATTGCTGGATAAAGAAGAATATAGTGCTACATAACAGACTCACAGCTCCAGTAGAGCAAATGTCTCTGCAGTGGTACGTTAATACTGCATTAGGTTAAATTCAGAGTGTGTAGAGAGCAGAGATGTTGTAGCTGCAGTGGGTTTCATAGACGCTTTACCTGTGAAAATCGCATCAGCTTTGTGGTTCCCCAGGAGGAGATGATGCTGTCTTGACTGGTTTTTGTATTTGTGCACCTTCGTGCAGGTGTTGCAATCTCCGCAGCAGGGGGCGATAGTGAAGCCCCCTCAGGTTACCCTGACGACTACTCCCATGGTAACGCTCAGGGGTCAGTCCCACAGTCGTATTGAAGTGGGACAGCCTCCCGTGCCGCTCAAACAGctacagacaggtgtgtgtgtgtgtgtgtgtgtgtgtgtgtgtgtgtgtgtgtgtgtgtgtttgcctcaggggtgtgtgtgaccCGTAGGAAAGCATTATTAGTGGAACAGTCTAGTGAGCAAACAGTAATGGTCGTGTGAAATGTGTACATTCTaatccccctccctccctccccctcccttcctctctctccctctccctccctccctcccccctccctccccctcccttcctctctctccccctccctccccctcccttcctctctctccctccccctccctccctccccctccctccctctctccctccctccccccctctccctccctcctctctctccctccctcctctctctccctccctctctctctccctccctctccccctccctccctccctctccctccctctctccctccctctccccctctccctccctcctctctctccctccccccctccctccctccctccctcctctctctctcccccctcactcttcctccttctttctctctccccctcacactctctccttctctctctctctttctctctctctctctctctctctctctctttctatctctatctctatctctcttcaccctcactcccccccccccccccccccccccccctctcacacacactctctttctctcctccagtGGCTGTGAAGGGTTTGGTCGGTGGTCCTGTGGCTGTCACTACGGTGACTCAGAGAGCTAAGATGAAGGATGCTGCTGGGGGAAcctttaggttagtgggagtgtgtgtgtgtgtgtgacacagttctttaggttagtgggagtgtgtgtgtgtgacacagttctttaggttagtgggagtgtgtgtgtgtgacacagttctttaggttagtgggagtgtgtgtgtgtgacacagttctttaggttagtgggagtgtgtgtgtgtgtgtgacacagttctttaggttagtgggagtgtgtgtgtgtgtgtgtgacacagttctttaggttagtgggagtgtgtgtgtgtgtgacacagttctttaggttagtgggagtgtgtgtgtgtgtgtgacacagttctttaggttagtgggagtgtgtgtgtgtgtgtgtgtgtgacacagttctttaggttagtgggagtgtgtgtgtgtgtgacacagttctttaggttagtgggagtgtgtgtgtgtgtgacacagttatttaggttagtgggagtgtgtgtgtgacacagttctttaggttagtgggagtgtgtgtgtgtgtgacacagttctttaggttagtgggagtgtgtgtgtgtgtgtgtgacacagttctttaggttagtgggagtgtgtgtgtgtgtgacacagttctttaggttagtgggagtgtgtgtgtgtgacacagttctttaggttagtgggagtgtgtgtgtgtgacacagttctttaggttagtgggagtgtgtgtgtgtgacacagttctttaggttagtgggagtgtgtgtgtgtgtgacacagttctttaggttagtgggagtgtgtgtgtgtgtgtgtgtgacacagttctttaggttagtgggagtgtgtgtgtgtgtgtgtgacacagttctttaggttagtgggagtgtgtgtgtgtgacacagttctttaggttagtgggagtgtgtgtgtgtgacacagttctttaggttagtgggagtgtgtgtgtgtgtgacacagttctttaggttagtgggagtgtgtgtgtgtgacacagttctttaggttagtgggagtgtgtgtgtgtgtgacacagttcgtgggagtgtgtgtgtgtgtgacacagttctttaggttagtgggagtgtgtgtgtgtgacacagttctttaggttagtgggagtgtgtgtgtgtgacacagttctttaggttagtgggagtgtgtgtgtgtgacacagttctttaggttagtgggagtgtgtgtgtgtgacacagttagtgggagtgtgtgtgtgtgacacagttctttaggttagtgggagtgtgtgtgtgtgtgtgtgtgtgtgtgtgtgtgtgtgtgtgtgtgtgtgtgtgtgacagttctttaggttagtgggagtgtgtgtgtgtgtgacacagttctttaggttagtgggagtgtgtgtgtgtgtgtgacacagttctttaggttagtgagagtgtgtgtgtgtgtgacacagttctttaggttagtgggagtgtgtgtgtgtgacacagttctttaggttagtgggagtgtgtgtgtgtgacacagttctttaggttagtgggagtgtgtgtgtgtgtgtgtgtgtgtgacacagttctttaggttagtgggagtgtgtgtgtgtgtgtgtgtgtgtgacacagttctttaggttagtgggagtgtgtgtgtgtgtgtgacacagttctttaggttagtgggagtgtgtgtgtgtgtgtgacacagttctttaggttagtgggagtgtgtgtgtgtgtgacacagttctttaggttagtgggagtgtgtgtgtgtgtgtgtgagacacagttctttaggttagtgggagtgtgtgtgtgacacagttctttaggttagtgggagtgtgtgtgtgttacacagttctttaggttagtgggagtgtgtgtgtgtgacacagttctttaggttagtgggagtgtgtgtgtgtgtgacacagttctttaggttagtgggagtgtgtgtgtgtgtgtgacacagttctttaggttagtgggagtgtgtgtgtgtgtgacacagttctttaggttagtgggagtgtgtgtgtgtgacacagttctttaggttagtgggagtgtgtgtgtgtgacacagttctttaggttagtgggagtgtgtttgtgtgacacagttctttaggttagtgggagtgtgtgtgtgtgacacagttctttaggttagtgggagtgtgtgtgtgtgtgtgacacagttctttaggttagtgggagtgtgtgtgtgtgtgacacagttctttaggttagtgggagtgtgtgtgtgtgacacagttctttaggttagtgggagtgtgtgtgtgtgacacagttctttaggttagtgggagtgtgtttgtgtgacacagttctttaggttagtgggagtgtgtgtgtgtgacacagttctttaggttagtgggagtgtgtgtgtgtgacacagttctttaggttagtgggagtgtgtgtgtgtgtgtgacacagttctttaggttagtgggagtgtgtgtgtgtgtgtgacacagttctttaggttagtgggagtgtgtgtgtgtgacagttctttaggttagtgggagtgtgtgtgtgtgtgacacagttctttaggttagtgggagtgtgtgtgtgtgtgtgacacagttctttaggttagtgggagtgtgtgtgtgtgtgtgtgacacagttctttaggttagtgggagtgtgtgtgtgtgtgacacagttctttaggttagtgggagtgtgtgtgtgtgacacagttctttaggttagtgggagtgtgtgtgtgtgacacagttctttaggttagtgggagtgtgtgtgtgtgacacagttagtgggagtgtgtgtgtgtgacacagttctttaggttagtgggagtgtgtgtgtgtgtgtgtgtgtgtgtgtgtgtgtgtgtgacagttctttaggttagtgggagtgtgtgtgtgtgtgacacagttctttaggttagtgggagtgtgtgtgtgtg
This DNA window, taken from Brachyhypopomus gauderio isolate BG-103 unplaced genomic scaffold, BGAUD_0.2 sc224, whole genome shotgun sequence, encodes the following:
- the LOC143503278 gene encoding LOW QUALITY PROTEIN: transcription initiation factor TFIID subunit 4-like (The sequence of the model RefSeq protein was modified relative to this genomic sequence to represent the inferred CDS: deleted 1 base in 1 codon), whose product is MITTPPSHRVEIGTTIAPTFDGGDAMDPHAESGAALAGTPVSSSSTVDATTAITVVNHGPGVTKGNSNGTGPSSSSTVIQGNPRDAGTVSGAGGGPAGTVVGPSMQTAGAGLTINGSNNTGLTNVADPAEPPAAGGTSHTAPLNTQTPPSVVVSSGLPAKSGSPKPFIHATAQTVSPGAAVNTGSVTLGQPPLSSPGGAKGVLQGVARTGAPVSVASSPGAARAIAPQQVLAPRLPHGSPGQPNIQNIQLPPGMVLVRSEAGQLLMIPQQVLAQMQAQMQATRAPTPASTAPGQLPAQAPSAPVMVRPVPHTIIKQASSTTTSPATTTLQRPPAQLSSVGSVLTVQPGATQRLVPPASGTSVTLPRETMENVKKCRNFLSTLIKLATSAKQSSQTAANVKELVKNLLEGALEAEDFTSRLYKELNSSPQPYLVPFLKRSLPALRQLTPDSNTFIQQSQGLQTKPASSMALAPPAAAPGPTPSGPGPAHPPSAVPPTTTAPRPLIHPTSLVLQSPQQGAIVKPPQVTLTTTPMVTLRGQSHSRIEVGQPPVPLKQLQTVAVKGLVGGPVAVTTVTQRAKMKDAAGGTFRDDDDINDVASMAGVNLSEENARILATNSELVGAVTRSCKDEAFLASGSLQRKILEIGKRFGVTEVGSDVVNLVSHATQQRLQNLLEKVSVIAQQKNMTYKEDGRFEQVTDVRTQLKFFEQLDQLEKQRKEEQEREILMKAAKSRSRQEDPEQLRLKQKAKEMQQQELAQIRQRDANLTALAAIGPRKKKKLDTSALGADAEGPGWSSVSASAGLSSAASRPFPRQRLTRVNLRDLLFCLENERSSSRSQLLYRGLLK